The following proteins come from a genomic window of Nitrospira sp.:
- a CDS encoding Arylesterase precursor, giving the protein MTMKRFHDILVPVFLMLLWPLTSGAISFSASDDRPRIVAFGDSLTAGLGVQADESYPAQLQRRLDDLGYHYLVINAGVSGDTTAGGLRRVHWILNSKPELVILELGANDGLRGLPVDQTKSNLRRIIRQLQEAGTTVVLAGMKLPPNYGQDYTISFEAMYQMLAIEYQLPLIPFFLEGVGGSSSLNQADGIHPTKEGYKIIVEQVLNVLKPVLNEHNSPLSHKRS; this is encoded by the coding sequence ATGACCATGAAACGATTTCATGACATACTCGTGCCGGTCTTCTTGATGCTGCTTTGGCCGCTCACTTCGGGAGCGATCTCTTTTTCAGCATCGGACGATAGACCCCGCATCGTGGCGTTTGGGGACAGTCTCACCGCCGGACTTGGGGTGCAAGCCGATGAATCCTACCCGGCTCAACTTCAACGCCGACTTGATGATCTGGGTTACCACTATTTGGTAATCAACGCCGGTGTGAGCGGCGACACGACGGCCGGTGGACTTCGACGTGTTCACTGGATCCTGAACAGCAAGCCTGAGCTGGTGATCCTCGAATTGGGTGCGAACGATGGACTCCGAGGGCTCCCCGTCGATCAAACAAAAAGCAATCTTCGTCGGATCATCCGACAATTACAGGAGGCAGGCACGACGGTTGTCTTGGCGGGAATGAAATTACCTCCGAATTACGGACAGGACTACACAATAAGCTTCGAAGCCATGTACCAGATGCTGGCTATAGAATATCAACTTCCCTTAATCCCATTTTTTCTAGAAGGGGTGGGTGGTTCATCCTCGCTGAATCAGGCTGACGGTATTCACCCAACCAAGGAAGGCTATAAGATCATCGTAGAGCAAGTCCTCAACGTTCTCAAACCGGTGTTGAATGAGCACAACTCCCCGCTTTCGCACAAGCGAAGTTGA
- a CDS encoding ABC-type antimicrobial peptide transport system, ATPase component yields MITVKDVSMVLAAASRSVTILDRITFEIPTKQTVAIVGPSGSGKSTLLGLMAGLDRPTTGSIQLDGTDITTMGESQMARFRREKVGYIFQSFHLIPTLTAIENVAVPLELSGVSRAGNRAGELLAAVGLSDRMEHYPVQLSGGEQQRVAVARAFACRPPILLADEPTGNLDSSTGAHVIELLLSLHRDYGTTLVLVTHDATLASSMQRVLSLRDGHLESDTLPASPSVERTPPDPLSSDSFPIFGV; encoded by the coding sequence ATGATCACCGTGAAAGATGTTTCGATGGTCTTGGCGGCGGCAAGTCGTTCAGTCACGATTCTTGACCGCATCACCTTTGAAATCCCGACAAAGCAGACAGTGGCCATTGTGGGGCCATCAGGAAGTGGAAAGTCGACATTGCTGGGTTTGATGGCGGGCCTCGATCGACCGACCACTGGATCAATTCAACTGGATGGAACAGACATCACAACCATGGGTGAGAGTCAGATGGCCCGGTTCCGGCGCGAAAAGGTGGGCTATATCTTCCAATCGTTTCATCTCATCCCGACCCTTACGGCAATCGAGAACGTCGCCGTTCCACTGGAACTCAGCGGAGTGAGTCGAGCCGGTAATCGGGCGGGTGAATTGCTTGCTGCGGTCGGACTGTCCGACCGTATGGAGCACTATCCGGTTCAGCTATCAGGTGGAGAACAACAACGAGTCGCGGTGGCCCGGGCGTTTGCCTGTCGTCCCCCCATCCTATTGGCGGATGAGCCGACAGGAAACCTCGACAGTTCTACCGGTGCCCACGTCATCGAGTTGCTGCTCTCACTCCATCGTGATTATGGCACCACTCTCGTTCTCGTGACACATGACGCAACGCTGGCCTCGTCGATGCAGCGTGTCCTGTCCCTCCGCGACGGGCATCTGGAGTCCGATACTCTGCCTGCCTCGCCCAGTGTTGAGCGGACTCCCCCCGATCCGTTATCCTCTGATTCATTCCCCATATTCGGAGTATGA
- a CDS encoding ABC transporter, fused permease protein — MTSFIFNMALRETRAAWRHFLYFLVCIAIGVGALTGVSLFGTQVERAVTKEARGLLGGDLEIRLSRLMSPKGREVLDSLNDRGVALTHVSELVAMASRTESSGSGQPTQIIELKAVEPQYPLYGTLRSEPQGDLVDLLSRKTRRCPDRICFGVVVQESLLIRMGLREGDSLKIGQGFFIITGVVRTEPDRMANAFSLGPRVLMSREGLYAAELIKVGSRIRERYLLKTPTSMALEPLLYELRERLAPDSARVSSYRDAQPQLKQSLEQLTRYLGLIGLTALFVGGLGVATSVHAFVREKLNTIAVLKTVGAESPTIIGTYGVQAMILGLVGSLVGLIIGVLLYQGSPWMIAALMASDLLDQLGFATNGMNFTLAPLAKGLALGMLSTLLFALWPLLTIRDVKPARIFRREVVPLSPVAPWWTAWREVDRVKILVSVGIGLGLLLLSVWQANSWKIGLLFILAFAVAVLLLGVSARGVLMALKKSPRPEPLVFRQALGNILRPGSQAVSITIAIGIAVMVVTTVSLVECSLLAQVGGNRPTDAPTFFFIDIQPDQAEGMAALLRRRSSDPSPRLTPLVRSRLSAVKDEPVKLEATSEEEEQKEKAAQKEGRRKKWYLTREYVLTFLQDLPKDNKIVQGKWWKPGQVFTKPLISIEEDAAKQLGLTVGDTIELDIQGVPIAGEISSIRQVEWGNFSTNFYMIFSPGALDGAPHTYVATARVAPSEETALQQAVVASFPNVTAINMGDVLASFARVLDRLSLAIRAVALFCVVSGGLVMAAALAATRYRRLYESVILKALGATRSVIVRTFAAEYAILGALAGLLGCALASVLSCAVLETMFELSWSLQPTVLVMGFIATIILTMLVGFLSTYRILGQPPLAVLRQE, encoded by the coding sequence ATGACTTCCTTCATATTCAACATGGCGTTGCGCGAGACACGTGCGGCATGGCGGCACTTTCTCTATTTCTTGGTTTGTATTGCGATCGGTGTGGGGGCATTGACCGGAGTCTCTCTTTTCGGCACGCAGGTAGAACGAGCCGTTACCAAAGAAGCGCGCGGCCTTCTCGGAGGCGATCTTGAAATCCGACTCTCTCGCCTGATGAGTCCCAAAGGCCGGGAGGTTCTGGATTCGTTGAACGATCGTGGAGTCGCTCTCACCCACGTCAGCGAGCTCGTGGCGATGGCCTCGCGAACCGAATCATCCGGAAGTGGGCAACCGACTCAGATCATTGAGCTCAAAGCCGTCGAGCCTCAATATCCGCTATATGGCACGCTCCGATCGGAACCACAGGGAGACTTAGTGGATCTTCTTAGCCGGAAAACTCGCCGGTGTCCCGACCGCATCTGCTTTGGAGTCGTCGTGCAGGAGTCTCTCTTGATCCGAATGGGACTCAGGGAAGGGGATTCACTCAAGATCGGGCAAGGTTTCTTCATCATCACCGGCGTGGTCAGGACGGAACCGGATCGCATGGCGAACGCCTTCAGCCTTGGTCCTCGAGTCCTGATGTCACGAGAAGGACTTTACGCGGCTGAGCTGATCAAGGTGGGCAGCAGGATTCGTGAGCGATATCTCCTGAAAACGCCAACCTCTATGGCGCTTGAACCGCTGCTCTACGAGTTGAGAGAGCGACTTGCGCCGGACTCTGCCCGCGTGTCGAGTTACCGTGATGCACAACCACAATTGAAGCAGTCTTTGGAACAGCTGACCCGTTATTTGGGTTTGATCGGATTGACGGCGCTGTTTGTAGGGGGCTTGGGGGTTGCTACGTCGGTTCATGCTTTTGTGCGGGAAAAATTGAATACGATCGCTGTCTTGAAGACGGTCGGAGCAGAGTCTCCCACGATCATCGGGACCTATGGGGTACAGGCGATGATCCTTGGGCTGGTCGGAAGCCTTGTCGGCCTCATAATCGGTGTGCTGCTTTACCAAGGATCCCCGTGGATGATTGCAGCCTTGATGGCATCGGATCTCCTTGACCAATTAGGATTTGCAACGAATGGAATGAATTTTACTCTAGCTCCTCTTGCGAAGGGGTTGGCATTGGGCATGCTGTCCACGCTGCTCTTTGCACTTTGGCCGTTGTTGACGATCCGTGATGTCAAACCGGCCCGAATCTTCCGCCGTGAGGTTGTTCCACTGAGCCCGGTGGCACCATGGTGGACGGCTTGGCGTGAGGTTGACAGGGTCAAGATTCTTGTGTCGGTTGGAATCGGCTTGGGACTGCTGCTCTTGTCCGTGTGGCAAGCAAATTCATGGAAGATCGGCCTACTGTTTATCCTGGCCTTCGCGGTTGCAGTCCTGCTGTTGGGTGTGTCGGCACGCGGCGTGCTCATGGCACTGAAAAAATCGCCACGTCCTGAGCCTCTTGTCTTTCGTCAAGCACTGGGCAACATCTTACGCCCTGGTAGCCAGGCAGTGAGCATCACGATTGCGATCGGCATCGCCGTCATGGTCGTAACGACTGTGTCGCTCGTCGAATGTTCGCTCCTCGCACAAGTAGGTGGCAATCGGCCGACCGACGCCCCGACGTTTTTCTTCATCGATATCCAACCTGATCAGGCAGAAGGGATGGCTGCTCTCCTCCGCCGACGTTCCAGTGATCCAAGCCCTCGATTGACACCGCTGGTGCGATCCCGGCTATCAGCCGTCAAGGATGAGCCCGTGAAGTTGGAAGCCACGTCAGAGGAGGAAGAACAGAAAGAGAAGGCCGCCCAGAAGGAAGGACGTCGGAAGAAGTGGTACCTGACACGCGAATACGTCCTGACGTTTCTCCAGGACCTTCCCAAAGACAATAAGATTGTTCAGGGTAAGTGGTGGAAACCTGGACAAGTCTTTACCAAACCGCTGATTTCGATCGAGGAGGATGCGGCGAAGCAACTTGGTCTCACAGTCGGTGACACCATCGAGCTCGACATACAAGGAGTACCCATCGCTGGGGAGATCAGCAGCATTCGTCAAGTGGAGTGGGGAAATTTTTCCACGAACTTCTACATGATCTTTTCGCCGGGCGCCCTCGATGGCGCCCCGCATACTTATGTGGCCACGGCTCGCGTCGCGCCGTCCGAAGAGACGGCGTTACAGCAAGCGGTCGTCGCATCTTTTCCCAATGTGACGGCCATTAATATGGGCGATGTCCTCGCCAGTTTTGCCCGAGTGCTTGATCGGCTGTCCCTCGCCATCCGTGCCGTGGCATTGTTCTGTGTTGTTTCAGGCGGTTTGGTGATGGCAGCCGCCTTGGCGGCGACGCGCTATCGGCGGTTGTACGAATCAGTCATCCTGAAAGCCCTGGGAGCGACTCGCAGCGTGATCGTGCGTACGTTTGCGGCCGAGTACGCGATCTTGGGGGCATTGGCCGGTCTGCTGGGATGCGCATTGGCCAGCGTACTGTCCTGCGCGGTCCTTGAGACAATGTTTGAACTCTCCTGGAGCCTTCAGCCGACCGTGCTGGTTATGGGCTTTATAGCGACGATTATACTCACCATGCTGGTCGGGTTTCTCAGCACTTATCGGATACTCGGTCAGCCACCATTGGCGGTGCTTCGCCAGGAATAG
- a CDS encoding Membrane alanine aminopeptidase N, with the protein MSQGNEGSFSRREILLNFGRRACFLLIGPIAYTLVPSSKSADATTTTRPQGEDMSPEDVPGSHDRYRLPRHVIPTRYDLRLEPDLAAATFAGHVTITITVKQTTQTILLNAVDLVLQSAMAEDANQRQFEARIELEQKTQRVGLSVQESIQPGEWRLHLSFHGKLNDQLRGFYRSTYNDASGTPQTLAATQFEATDARRAFPCWDEPDFKAIFATTLVIEPDLTAISNTSAISESVEGNKKLVRFADTIKMSTYLVAFVVGRMEGTEPVWVGKTPLRLWTVPGKRSLTPFGQDIAVASLKFFEDYYGIPYPGDKLDLVAIPDFASGAMENLGAITFRETALLVDRRVGTHAELERVADVVAHENAHMWFGDLVTMSWWNGLWLNEAFATFMEMLAVDAWKPEWKRWESFSVARAAAFSVDGLVSTRPIEYPVHAPKDADAMFDILTYEKGASILRMLEQHIGPTVFRDGVRQYLRTHAFANADTSDLWAALGTVASQPVPELMDGWIFQPGFPLVTAEIRHRELRLSQQRFTYIAQASADEQLWQIPVQIRLVIGDRTEHRRLLLTEREMAIGLPAGVTSVFVNEGGHGFYRVRYRNPLLEQLLDQGLDRLAAIERFALVSDAWATTVAGLMPLPEYLRLTVHFKNERDKNVWAVLLDSFSFLNRVISLGDRPTLEAFVCNLVKPVVKDLGWDPLPGESDLIRQLRGDLLGALGKLGNDVATQQEATERYRRFRKDPATADSNVVPALVAILAHIGDEARYDEFLELYRTASTPQEERRYLFSLASFRHKELLMSTLARTINGEIRTQDAPFIVGALLMNVYGRELAWEFVKANWDQMDRLYPKQGLRRMCGGIVGLATPELEQNVRTFFTVRKIDLGGKTLEQYLEQLRVSVSFREREERTLGTAFANALSGEAR; encoded by the coding sequence ATGTCCCAAGGAAATGAGGGCTCGTTCAGCAGACGAGAAATTCTATTGAATTTCGGCCGACGGGCTTGCTTCCTTCTGATCGGCCCGATAGCGTATACCCTCGTACCATCATCCAAATCCGCAGACGCCACAACGACCACGAGACCACAAGGTGAAGATATGAGTCCTGAGGATGTTCCAGGCAGCCACGATCGGTATCGGCTTCCGCGACACGTGATCCCGACACGCTATGACCTACGGCTTGAACCTGATCTCGCGGCCGCGACGTTCGCAGGCCATGTGACGATCACGATCACGGTCAAACAGACCACGCAGACCATTCTGTTGAACGCAGTCGATCTCGTGCTTCAGTCGGCGATGGCTGAGGACGCGAATCAGCGGCAATTCGAGGCGCGTATCGAATTGGAGCAAAAGACGCAGCGGGTCGGGCTTTCCGTTCAAGAATCGATCCAGCCCGGCGAATGGCGGTTGCATCTTTCCTTTCATGGCAAACTGAACGATCAGCTCCGCGGCTTCTATCGCAGTACATATAACGATGCTTCAGGAACACCGCAGACGTTGGCGGCCACGCAGTTCGAAGCCACCGATGCGCGCCGAGCCTTTCCCTGTTGGGACGAACCGGATTTTAAGGCGATCTTCGCGACTACGCTCGTGATCGAGCCTGATCTCACGGCAATATCAAACACATCGGCCATATCGGAGTCTGTTGAGGGCAACAAGAAACTGGTACGGTTTGCAGACACCATCAAGATGTCGACCTATCTCGTGGCTTTCGTGGTGGGTCGTATGGAGGGGACGGAGCCGGTATGGGTCGGCAAGACACCCCTTCGGCTATGGACGGTCCCAGGGAAACGATCTCTCACACCGTTCGGGCAAGATATTGCCGTGGCGTCGCTGAAGTTTTTTGAGGACTACTACGGCATTCCATATCCCGGAGACAAACTGGACCTTGTGGCCATCCCGGACTTTGCTTCCGGAGCGATGGAAAATCTCGGCGCCATCACGTTCCGTGAGACGGCGTTACTCGTGGATCGACGGGTCGGAACCCATGCTGAGCTTGAGCGCGTGGCCGACGTGGTGGCCCATGAGAACGCCCACATGTGGTTCGGCGACTTAGTCACCATGTCCTGGTGGAACGGGCTTTGGCTGAACGAGGCGTTCGCGACCTTCATGGAGATGCTAGCCGTTGATGCCTGGAAACCGGAATGGAAACGTTGGGAGAGTTTCAGCGTCGCGCGAGCGGCCGCGTTCTCGGTCGATGGACTGGTGAGCACCCGACCGATCGAATACCCTGTTCATGCTCCGAAGGACGCCGATGCCATGTTCGACATTTTGACCTATGAAAAAGGAGCGTCGATCCTTCGGATGCTGGAGCAACATATCGGCCCCACGGTCTTCCGAGACGGTGTGCGACAGTACCTCCGGACCCATGCCTTTGCCAATGCCGATACGAGCGATCTGTGGGCGGCTCTTGGCACGGTTGCCAGCCAACCGGTGCCTGAGCTGATGGACGGCTGGATCTTTCAACCCGGCTTCCCGTTGGTGACGGCAGAAATACGGCATCGAGAATTGCGGCTCTCACAACAACGATTCACCTATATCGCGCAAGCGTCAGCCGACGAGCAGCTCTGGCAGATTCCCGTCCAGATTCGGCTGGTCATCGGGGACCGTACGGAGCATCGTCGGCTGCTGTTGACAGAGCGGGAGATGGCTATCGGACTACCGGCTGGTGTCACCTCCGTCTTCGTCAATGAAGGAGGACATGGGTTTTATCGCGTCCGCTACCGGAATCCGCTCTTAGAGCAACTCCTCGATCAGGGTCTTGATCGTCTGGCGGCCATCGAACGGTTCGCCCTTGTCAGTGACGCGTGGGCGACCACAGTGGCCGGGCTCATGCCGCTGCCGGAATACCTCCGACTCACCGTCCATTTCAAAAATGAACGGGACAAGAACGTCTGGGCGGTGTTGCTGGACTCGTTCTCTTTCCTGAACCGGGTGATTTCTTTGGGGGACCGGCCGACGCTCGAAGCCTTTGTGTGTAACCTCGTAAAACCAGTTGTGAAGGATCTCGGATGGGATCCGCTGCCGGGAGAATCGGACCTCATTCGACAATTGCGAGGCGACTTGCTCGGCGCACTCGGAAAGCTTGGCAATGATGTTGCGACGCAACAGGAGGCGACGGAACGGTATCGGCGATTCCGTAAAGATCCGGCTACCGCCGACTCGAATGTCGTGCCCGCTCTCGTGGCTATTCTGGCCCACATCGGAGACGAGGCTCGTTATGATGAATTCTTAGAGCTCTATCGAACGGCGTCTACCCCTCAAGAAGAACGGCGATACCTGTTTTCATTGGCCTCATTTCGACACAAGGAATTACTGATGAGCACATTGGCCCGCACGATCAACGGCGAGATCCGCACTCAGGATGCCCCCTTCATCGTCGGAGCATTGCTGATGAATGTGTATGGCAGAGAACTCGCCTGGGAGTTTGTAAAAGCGAATTGGGATCAAATGGATCGGCTCTATCCGAAGCAAGGCCTCAGGCGAATGTGTGGGGGAATCGTCGGCCTTGCCACTCCGGAACTCGAACAAAACGTGCGCACATTCTTTACTGTTCGCAAGATCGATCTGGGAGGGAAAACACTAGAACAGTACTTGGAACAACTCCGTGTCTCCGTCTCGTTCCGTGAACGGGAAGAGCGCACGCTTGGAACCGCGTTCGCCAACGCACTGTCGGGAGAAGCAAGGTGA
- a CDS encoding Ribose-5-phosphate isomerase A: MDNLEALKDRAARAAVEYVKDGHIVGLGTGSTARHMVRMLGELVKDGMRIKGVSTSSETAELAKQARIPLIDSENRWEIDVAIDGADQVDPDFNLIKGGGGALLKEKIVAASAKQFIVMVDYTKQVSVLGGSFPLPIEVIPFGWGSTAREIEALTGSPVVLRERDGAPYKTENSHFIVDVHINRIDQPGELETALNLIPGVVETGLFVGRTNVLIIGTPQGVRTLHVPRK; this comes from the coding sequence GTGGACAATCTTGAGGCGCTCAAAGACCGAGCGGCGCGAGCAGCTGTCGAATATGTGAAGGATGGTCACATCGTGGGGCTAGGCACAGGCTCCACAGCCCGCCATATGGTCCGGATGCTTGGAGAACTGGTGAAGGATGGAATGCGAATCAAGGGCGTGTCGACATCGTCAGAAACAGCTGAACTTGCGAAACAAGCCCGCATTCCGCTTATCGATTCAGAGAATCGGTGGGAGATCGACGTGGCTATCGATGGAGCCGATCAGGTTGATCCCGACTTCAATTTGATCAAGGGCGGAGGCGGAGCGCTCTTGAAAGAAAAAATCGTGGCGGCGTCGGCGAAACAATTCATCGTGATGGTTGACTACACCAAACAAGTATCGGTGCTCGGAGGGTCCTTCCCGCTGCCTATTGAAGTCATCCCCTTTGGGTGGGGCAGCACTGCGCGCGAAATTGAAGCGCTCACCGGAAGCCCTGTCGTGTTACGAGAGCGCGACGGAGCTCCGTATAAGACTGAGAATTCTCATTTCATCGTTGATGTCCATATCAACCGCATCGATCAGCCGGGTGAACTGGAAACAGCACTGAATCTTATCCCCGGTGTCGTGGAAACCGGTCTTTTTGTCGGTCGGACCAATGTCTTGATCATCGGCACGCCCCAAGGCGTTCGCACCCTCCATGTCCCAAGGAAATGA
- a CDS encoding Mobile element protein, which produces MGYQERDPLRRRWFLRLRERFLRRGKQPVYIDECGFAPSTVRRYGYALKGQRVAGLVSGHRRPRTSLIAARMDGRLAEPCLFEGTCDTAVFNAWLKTRLCPRLNAQHLVILDNAAFHTSPETAQLIKATGATLLFLAPYSPDLNPIEQDFATLKKRREYQEQATLDDIVKTYQ; this is translated from the coding sequence ATGGGCTATCAAGAACGCGACCCTCTCCGACGACGATGGTTTCTCCGTCTTCGCGAACGGTTCCTGCGACGCGGCAAACAGCCCGTCTACATCGATGAATGCGGGTTTGCGCCTTCAACGGTGCGGCGCTATGGATATGCGCTGAAAGGCCAGCGCGTGGCTGGCCTCGTTTCCGGGCATCGACGGCCACGCACCTCGCTCATTGCCGCTCGCATGGATGGGCGACTTGCCGAGCCCTGTCTGTTCGAAGGAACCTGCGATACGGCAGTCTTCAATGCCTGGCTAAAGACGAGGTTATGCCCTCGTCTGAACGCCCAGCATCTCGTCATCCTGGACAACGCCGCATTTCATACCTCACCTGAAACAGCGCAGCTCATCAAGGCGACGGGCGCCACCCTGCTCTTCCTCGCACCCTATTCTCCCGATCTCAACCCCATCGAGCAGGACTTCGCCACCCTGAAGAAGCGTCGGGAGTATCAGGAGCAAGCCACCCTCGACGACATCGTCAAGACCTATCAATGA
- a CDS encoding Glucokinase encodes MILAGDIGGTKTNLALYEWTTERVEPLRLESFPSGDYKSLEDILVEFLAPPKGPSPLDSLETGQTNSNEKLVISPAESVTLTAACFGIAGPVIDNRCQTTNLPWVIDGRIIAKQFNIPQAQLINDLEATAYGLLWLRPDELEVLNAGNPPSKRQALALIAAGTGLGEGILFWDGKTYRPMPSEGGHTDFAPNNDQEIELLRYLRTQYLHVSNERILSGPGLYAIYEFLRDTKKNEPTWLAEKIRAGNPAAEIAQAGLQGQAEIATQTLDLFASIYGAEAGNLALKALSLDGVYVGGGIAPKLITKLQDGTFMKAFTNKGRYKRLMNQMPVRVIMNQQTALIGAASVAAALSQSSTSR; translated from the coding sequence ATGATTCTCGCGGGAGACATCGGCGGGACAAAGACGAATCTGGCGCTCTATGAGTGGACAACGGAACGTGTGGAACCATTGCGGTTGGAGAGTTTTCCGAGTGGTGATTACAAGTCGCTCGAAGACATTCTCGTCGAGTTCCTTGCACCGCCGAAAGGGCCATCTCCCCTAGACTCATTGGAAACTGGACAAACAAACTCAAACGAAAAGCTCGTCATATCTCCTGCTGAGTCGGTGACACTGACGGCGGCCTGCTTTGGGATCGCGGGACCGGTCATCGACAATCGTTGTCAGACGACGAATCTCCCTTGGGTGATCGACGGCCGGATCATCGCAAAACAGTTCAATATTCCTCAAGCGCAGTTGATCAATGATCTTGAAGCCACCGCCTATGGCCTGCTGTGGCTGCGTCCGGACGAGCTGGAAGTGCTGAATGCAGGCAATCCGCCGAGCAAACGGCAAGCATTGGCGCTCATTGCCGCCGGCACCGGATTGGGTGAAGGCATCTTATTCTGGGACGGCAAGACATACCGCCCCATGCCGTCTGAGGGAGGCCATACGGATTTTGCGCCCAACAATGATCAAGAAATCGAACTACTCCGATATCTTCGGACGCAGTATCTCCATGTGAGTAACGAACGGATCCTCTCAGGACCTGGTCTATACGCGATATATGAATTCCTACGTGACACCAAGAAGAACGAGCCGACGTGGCTTGCGGAAAAGATCAGAGCCGGTAACCCGGCTGCTGAAATTGCTCAAGCGGGCTTGCAAGGACAAGCCGAGATTGCCACGCAAACGCTGGATCTCTTCGCGTCGATTTATGGCGCAGAAGCCGGCAATCTCGCCTTGAAGGCGCTCTCCCTCGATGGTGTGTATGTCGGTGGCGGGATCGCGCCCAAGCTGATCACGAAACTCCAGGACGGCACATTCATGAAAGCCTTTACCAACAAGGGGCGATACAAGCGGCTGATGAACCAGATGCCCGTGAGAGTCATCATGAATCAGCAAACGGCCTTGATAGGCGCCGCGTCCGTCGCAGCAGCCCTCTCTCAGAGCTCCACATCACGATAG
- a CDS encoding 6-phosphogluconolactonase, eukaryotic type, with protein sequence MPVIPEIRIAGNLHEWAQDAAAFLHSVSEQAIKSHGRFIIALSGGSTPKTLYQVLATPEWKTRLDWARIFLLFGDERCVPPDHPESNFKMAQTALFQPLNIHPDHICRIKGEYEDPTAAAQEYEEAIRRLTKSPSSKVPIIDFVLLGLGDDGHTASLFPGTAALQEQNKIVTVGHAPTGIRARLTLTLGVLNHAAVVLFLVTGSGKAEMVRRVIESDSEADRSLPAARIAPESGRLVWMLDQAAAQQLTRKRSHREGT encoded by the coding sequence ATGCCCGTCATCCCGGAAATCCGCATCGCAGGCAACCTTCATGAGTGGGCGCAGGACGCCGCAGCCTTCCTCCATTCTGTAAGCGAACAAGCTATCAAATCTCACGGCCGCTTCATCATCGCTCTCTCAGGAGGATCCACACCGAAGACGCTCTATCAGGTCCTGGCTACGCCAGAGTGGAAAACGCGGCTCGATTGGGCCCGTATCTTTTTGTTGTTCGGTGATGAACGCTGCGTCCCACCAGACCATCCGGAAAGCAATTTCAAAATGGCCCAAACCGCTCTGTTTCAGCCGCTCAACATTCACCCGGATCATATTTGCCGAATAAAAGGGGAGTATGAGGATCCAACGGCTGCTGCTCAGGAGTACGAGGAGGCCATTCGAAGGCTGACCAAGAGCCCTTCATCAAAAGTACCGATCATAGACTTCGTCCTTCTCGGCCTCGGAGACGATGGACATACCGCGTCGCTTTTTCCTGGAACAGCCGCTTTGCAGGAACAGAACAAGATTGTCACGGTTGGTCACGCTCCCACTGGCATCAGGGCTCGCCTGACATTGACCCTAGGTGTGCTGAATCATGCAGCTGTGGTACTGTTCCTGGTGACCGGTTCAGGTAAAGCAGAGATGGTCCGCCGGGTCATCGAGTCTGACTCCGAGGCAGATCGTTCCTTGCCTGCGGCGAGGATTGCGCCGGAATCGGGTCGACTCGTGTGGATGCTTGATCAAGCCGCCGCGCAACAGCTCACAAGGAAGCGATCTCACAGAGAGGGGACATGA